From the genome of Thermoflexus hugenholtzii, one region includes:
- a CDS encoding adenosine-specific kinase translates to MALELKVVPIEKPEELNVILGQSHFIKTVEDIHEALVNTVPGIRFGLAFCESSGPALVRASGTDPELVEIAKKNALAVGAGHFFIVVLGKGYYPINVLNAIKMVPEVCHIYAASANPMQVIVAETEQGRGILGVIDGVATRGIETEADVAHRKEFLRRIGYKM, encoded by the coding sequence ATGGCGCTCGAGCTCAAGGTGGTGCCCATCGAGAAGCCGGAGGAGCTCAACGTCATCCTGGGCCAGAGCCACTTCATCAAGACCGTGGAGGACATCCACGAGGCCCTGGTCAACACCGTCCCGGGGATCCGGTTCGGCCTGGCTTTCTGCGAGTCCTCCGGGCCGGCCCTCGTCCGCGCCAGCGGGACCGATCCGGAGCTGGTGGAGATCGCCAAGAAGAACGCCCTGGCTGTCGGCGCCGGACACTTCTTCATCGTGGTGCTGGGCAAGGGCTACTACCCCATCAACGTCCTCAACGCCATCAAGATGGTCCCCGAGGTCTGTCACATCTACGCCGCCTCCGCCAACCCCATGCAGGTCATCGTCGCCGAGACCGAACAGGGCCGCGGGATCCTGGGAGTGATCGATGGGGTGGCCACCCGCGGGATCGAGACGGAGGCCGACGTGGCCCACCGCAAGGAGTTCCTGCGCCGCATCGGCTACAAGATGTAA
- a CDS encoding GNAT family N-acetyltransferase has translation MQMCIFHDIAAFEELAHPWQDLLGRSPGASPFMRPTWLRTWWDHFGEGELYLVTFEAEGRLVGLIPLRRIARDGRWILETFGEEVTDYLDPLVEPGWEETVIHALLAWLTRPEAPGWDTLLLWNIREDSTLFPLWPGAAAAHGLTVHIERLTICPMLPLPPTWDAYLQMLDRKDRHELRRKIRRLEAVGNVRWYLLREDGPEADGAIEAFLELMAASNPEKAAFLHERMRAFFRRVIRQGLREGWARLSFLEIEGEKAATYLDFEDRDRIWLYNAGLNPRYAALSPGVVLLAYLIRQAIEQGKRVFDFLRGDEPYKFRFGAREVPLHRIRIARDRAAG, from the coding sequence ATGCAAATGTGCATCTTCCACGACATCGCAGCCTTCGAGGAGCTGGCCCATCCGTGGCAGGATCTGCTCGGGCGATCGCCCGGGGCTTCCCCTTTCATGCGCCCGACCTGGCTGCGGACCTGGTGGGATCACTTCGGGGAGGGGGAGCTATACCTGGTCACGTTCGAAGCGGAAGGCCGGCTGGTAGGCCTGATCCCGCTGCGACGGATCGCTCGGGACGGCCGGTGGATCCTGGAGACCTTCGGCGAGGAGGTCACCGATTACCTGGACCCGCTGGTGGAGCCCGGGTGGGAGGAAACGGTGATCCACGCTCTCCTGGCCTGGTTGACCCGGCCGGAGGCACCCGGATGGGACACCCTCCTCCTCTGGAACATTCGGGAGGATTCGACCCTCTTCCCCCTGTGGCCCGGAGCCGCTGCCGCCCATGGCCTGACGGTCCACATCGAGCGGCTGACCATCTGCCCGATGCTCCCGTTGCCTCCGACCTGGGACGCCTACCTGCAGATGCTGGATCGCAAGGACCGCCATGAGCTGCGGCGCAAGATCCGCCGCCTGGAGGCCGTGGGGAACGTTCGCTGGTATCTCCTGCGGGAGGACGGCCCGGAAGCGGACGGCGCCATCGAGGCGTTCCTGGAGCTGATGGCGGCGAGCAACCCGGAGAAAGCCGCCTTCCTGCACGAACGGATGCGGGCGTTCTTCCGCCGGGTGATCCGTCAGGGGCTACGGGAGGGCTGGGCCCGTCTCTCGTTTCTGGAGATCGAGGGGGAGAAGGCCGCCACTTACCTGGACTTCGAGGATCGGGATCGGATATGGCTGTATAATGCCGGGCTCAACCCTCGTTACGCCGCGCTGAGCCCGGGCGTGGTCCTGCTGGCCTACCTGATCCGCCAGGCCATCGAGCAGGGCAAGCGGGTCTTCGATTTCCTGCGGGGCGACGAGCCCTATAAATTCCGCTTCGGGGCCCGGGAGGTGCCCCTTCACCGAATCCGGATCGCGCGCGACCGCGCGGCGGGGTGA